Proteins from a genomic interval of candidate division KSB1 bacterium:
- the aroB gene encoding 3-dehydroquinate synthase has translation MGRTVEVNLGPRSYRIYIGAGLLGQLGDLLAEKVRARRVFVITDHTVRDLYADQLVSSLQRAGLDPHVLSLQPGEGTKSLRVVAWLYDRFADFRVRRDETILALGGGVVGDVAGFAAATWLRGVPFVQVPTTVLSQVDSSVGGKVGINHASGKNLIGSFYQPILVVIDPLTLGTLPPAELWSGLAEVIKYGFVADRNLYDRIALRLRDLAAAPGSPPWEDLLARCCEIKAAIVQADERDLELRHVLNFGHTLGHALEAATGYSRFRHGEAVARGMLAALWLSHWVMGLPEGEFRSGVEALGQFPVPDLAGLSPTAVVAHIAHDKKGTSAGQKWVLLEHLGKATIVLNPDDHLVLRAAEKMLEV, from the coding sequence ATGGGTAGAACGGTTGAAGTGAATCTCGGCCCACGCTCCTATCGCATCTATATTGGCGCAGGGCTTCTGGGCCAGCTGGGGGACTTGCTGGCCGAGAAGGTAAGGGCGCGGCGTGTTTTCGTGATCACGGATCACACGGTGAGGGATCTCTACGCGGATCAGCTCGTGTCGAGTCTCCAACGTGCCGGCCTTGATCCCCACGTCCTGAGCCTCCAGCCCGGCGAAGGAACCAAGTCCCTCCGAGTGGTGGCCTGGCTTTACGATCGGTTCGCCGATTTCCGGGTGCGGCGAGATGAGACGATCCTGGCTCTGGGCGGGGGCGTCGTGGGCGACGTGGCGGGATTTGCGGCTGCCACCTGGCTCCGTGGCGTCCCCTTTGTCCAGGTCCCGACTACTGTATTATCGCAGGTCGATAGCAGCGTGGGGGGCAAAGTGGGGATCAACCACGCAAGCGGCAAGAATTTGATCGGAAGCTTCTATCAGCCGATCCTCGTGGTGATCGACCCCTTGACCCTCGGGACTCTCCCGCCGGCCGAGCTTTGGTCCGGCCTCGCCGAGGTGATCAAGTATGGCTTCGTGGCCGACCGAAACCTGTACGATCGCATTGCTTTACGTCTACGGGACCTGGCCGCAGCCCCCGGTTCGCCCCCGTGGGAGGATCTCCTGGCGCGCTGCTGCGAGATCAAGGCGGCCATCGTGCAAGCCGACGAACGGGATCTTGAGCTTCGCCACGTCCTGAATTTCGGCCACACGCTGGGCCACGCGCTCGAGGCCGCCACCGGCTACAGCCGCTTTCGTCACGGGGAAGCCGTCGCCCGAGGCATGCTGGCGGCCCTCTGGCTTTCTCACTGGGTCATGGGCTTGCCCGAGGGTGAGTTCCGCTCAGGAGTCGAAGCCCTGGGTCAGTTTCCGGTGCCGGACCTGGCGGGCCTTTCCCCGACCGCCGTCGTGGCCCATATCGCGCACGACAAAAAGGGCACCTCGGCGGGGCAGAAATGGGTGCTGCTGGAGCATCTCGGGAAGGCAACCATCGTCCTGAACCCCGACGATCACTTGGTGCTACGAGCCGCGGAGAAGATGCTCGAGGTGTGA
- a CDS encoding shikimate kinase, whose amino-acid sequence MFRWVSDRNLYLGGFMASGKSTAAQKLSDLLGIPWEDSDQRIVEQTSMAIPEIFSRYGESYFRELETQVLLNLARTRPRIVALGGGAVLREENMRVVKDSGVLVCLLPGLEVIWHRVRGKSSRPLLAAPNEQEQRARLERLYREREPLYRRYADLLIETQVERDPSETVREILVWLEAKRWVERLK is encoded by the coding sequence GTGTTCAGATGGGTCTCTGACCGTAATCTCTATCTCGGTGGCTTTATGGCCAGCGGAAAATCCACCGCCGCCCAGAAGCTCTCAGACCTGCTCGGCATCCCATGGGAAGATAGCGACCAGCGTATCGTGGAGCAAACTTCGATGGCCATCCCGGAGATCTTCTCCCGTTACGGGGAATCGTACTTTCGGGAACTGGAGACGCAGGTGCTTCTGAATCTGGCTCGCACACGGCCCCGGATCGTAGCGCTCGGCGGCGGAGCCGTTCTTCGGGAAGAGAACATGCGCGTCGTCAAGGACAGCGGCGTCCTTGTCTGCCTTCTGCCCGGCCTTGAAGTCATCTGGCATCGCGTCAGAGGAAAGAGCAGTCGGCCCCTCCTTGCAGCACCCAACGAACAGGAGCAAAGAGCCAGACTGGAACGCCTGTACAGGGAGCGGGAACCGCTCTACCGTCGGTACGCAGACCTGCTGATCGAAACCCAGGTGGAAAGAGATCCTTCCGAAACCGTGCGGGAGATCCTGGTCTGGCTGGAGGCGAAGAGATGGGTAGAACGGTTGAAGTGA